A single genomic interval of Sebastes umbrosus isolate fSebUmb1 chromosome 11, fSebUmb1.pri, whole genome shotgun sequence harbors:
- the ica1 gene encoding islet cell autoantigen 1, whose amino-acid sequence MEGGNFGYSQDYLDRFIQSQDSSVVNKFQQKYWKTKQTLIKVTGKKEDEHVVASDADLDGKLEVFHSIQRTCMELLKVIEQYQRRICFLSQEENELGRFLRSQGSQDKTRAGKIMQATGKALCFSSQQRLALRNPLCRLYQEVETFRYRAISDTWLTVNRMEQSRTEYRGALLWMKDVSQELDPDTHKQMEKFRKVQAQVRTTKTSFDKLKNDVCQKVDLLGASRCNLLSHVLTTYQTTLLHFWEKTSHTMAAIHESFKGCQHYEFSALKTLQGPMDKLAKKKGKKKIKAAAEDGKKAETTDDQLISLVNESTSEKTREGSEYPLPAYPELEGEEKDSMALLNEILGTMSVDDGDFSREWTEVFGDTEEGTSAASGRPADAQQEENSFFLPSQLLDQSLNNPQSSLPDWAGSITQPVAQATQHSSGANQNPSKPAAKEKAGTSKDLSAWFNLFADLDPLSNPDAVGKTDTEHELHNA is encoded by the exons ATGGAGGGAGGAAATTT TGGCTACTCCCAAGACTATCTGGACCGCTTCATCCAAAGCCAAGACTCATCCGTGGTGAACAAGTTCCAGCAGAAGTACTGGAAAACCAAACAGACGCTCATCAAGGTCACCGGGAAGAAAGAGGACGAACATGTGGTGGCGTCAGATGCAGATCTGGACGGCAAGCTGGAG GTCTTCCACTCCATCCAGAGAACATGCATGGAGCTGCTAAAGGTCATCGAGCAGTACCAGAGGAGGATCTGCT TTCTTTCGCAAGAAGAGAACGAGCTGGGTCGGTTCCTGCGCTCCCAGGGCTCCCAGGATAAAACCAGGGCGGGAAAGATCATGCAGGCCACTGGGAAAGCACTCTGCTTCTCCTCCCAACAAAG ATTGGCTCTGAGGAACCCTCTGTGCCGTTTGTACCAGGAGGTCGAAACGTTTCGCTATCGAGCGATCTCGGACACGTGGCTGACGGTGAACCGAATGGAGCAGTCCAGGACTGAGTACCGCGGAGCGCTGCTTTGGATGAAGGACGTATCTCAGGAGCTGGATCCAGATACTCACAAACAGATGGAGAAATTTCGCAAG GTTCAGGCCCAGGTGCGCACAACCAAAACAAGCTTTGACAAACTGAAGAATGATGTCTGCCAGAAGGTTGACCTGCTGGGAGCAAGTCGCTGCAACCTCCTCTCTCACGTTTTAACCACATACCAG ACAACACTTTTGCACTTCTGGGAGAAGACATCCCACACTATGGCGGCCATTCATGAGAGCTTCAAGGGCTGTCAGCATTATGAGTTCTCCGCACTTAAG ACCTTACAAGGCCCCATGGACAAGCTGGCTAAGAAAAAGGGGAAGAAGAAAATTAAAGCGGCGGCCGAAGATGGAAAAAAAGCCGAGACCACGGACGACCA ACTCATCTCACTAGTAAATGAAAGCACCAGCGAGAAAACCAGAGAAG GGAGTGAATATCCTCTCCCTGCCTATCCAGAGttagagggagaggagaaggacaGCATGGCCTTACTGAACGAGATCCTTGGCACTATGTCTGTGGACGACGGCGACTTCTCTCGAGAGTGGACGGAAGTGTTTGGAGACACCGAGGAGGGAACGAGCGCAGCGTCAGGTAGACCGGCGGACGCCCAGCAAGAGGAAAACTCCTTCTTTCTACCATCTCAGCTGTTGGACCAGAGCTTGAATAATCCGCAGTCTTCCCTCCCAG ATTGGGCCGGGAGCATCACACAGCCCGTCGCCCAGGCAACGCAGCACTCATCTGGAGCCAATCAGAATCCTTCTAAGCCAGCAGCGAAAG AGAAAGCTGGGACGTCCAAAGACCTCTCAGCGTGGTTCAACCTGTTTGCCGACTTGGATCCCCTCTCCAATCCGGATGCGGTCGGCAAAACCGACACAGAGCACGAACTTCACAACGCATAG